A window of the Plutella xylostella chromosome 11, ilPluXylo3.1, whole genome shotgun sequence genome harbors these coding sequences:
- the LOC105387927 gene encoding regulator of G-protein signaling 7 isoform X2, whose product MVTMNSSEKAQKACQQGPSRDNSSKGAKDERDSRKEPAPAPAAPPSVQALLAAVPPPEEAPNYLVYKKMEAIIDKMQDENTGVPVRTVKSFMSKIPSVFTGSDLISWLMRHLNLEETWEALHLAHQLASHGYLFPIDDHNLSVKNDNTYNRFQTPYFWPSNQWEPENTDYAVYLCKRTMQNKARLELADYEAESLARLQKMFTRKWEFIFMQAEAQSKVDKKRDKLERKVLDSQERAFWDVHRPMPGCVNTTELDPKKLSRINAMKEKRLKQCQELAQQHNLKNNPIVTITNPQESEEEIQKKQNADNNIKENGESSKQPTITVTALDPAQKPEPTIEQQIEAARRQLSMLRQRLERRNIKVSKVADMFIAYYEQYAEYDAFLTAPEWPNPWIHDTTELWEQERQCKDPLPLRRVRRWGFGLRELIHDPAGREHFARFLSKEFSGENLKFWIAVQELKQLPIRRVAAAAKEIWKEFLANDAASPVNIDAVSRELTRQKVESGTPDRYCFDQAQAHVYHLMKSDSYSRYLRSEMYKDYLNGSKKKTSVKGIRSIVSFTGRKETSTNN is encoded by the exons ATGGTTACGATGAATTCCTCCGAAAAGGCACAGAAGGCCTGCCAACAAGGGCCATCCAG AGATAACTCCTCAAAAGGCGCTAAGGATGAAAGAGACAGCAGGAAggagcccgcgcccgccccggcTGCGCCGCCCAGCGTGCAGGCGCTCCTGGCCGCCGTGCCCCCGCCCGAGGAGGCTCCCAACTACCTCGTCTATAAGAAG ATGGAAGCGATCATAGACAAGATGCAGGACGAGAACACGGGCGTGCCCGTGCGCACCGTCAAGAGCTTCATGTCCAAGATACCCTCG GTGTTCACAGGCTCAGACCTGATAAGCTGGTTGATGCGGCACCTCAACCTTGAGGAGACGTGGGAG GCCCTCCATCTGGCCCATCAACTGGCCAGCCACGGCTACCTGTTCCCTATTGATGATCACAATCTGTCTGTGAAGAATGACAACACTTATAATAG ATTTCAAACACCGTACTTCTGGCCATCAAACCAGTGGGAACCTGAGAATACTGACTACG CGGTGTACCTCTGCAAGCGCACAATGCAGAACAAAGCCCGCCTAGAGCTGGCGGACTACGAGGCGGAGTCGCTGGCGCGCCTGCAGAAGATGTTCACCAGGAAGTGGGAGTTCATCTTCATGCAGGCCGAGGCGCAGAGCAAG GTGGACAAGAAGCGAGATAAGCTCGAGAGAAAGGTGCTGGACAGCCAGGAGAGGGCGTTTTGGGACGTGCACCGACCTATG CCTGGCTGCGTGAACACGACAGAGCTGGATCCGAAGAAACTGTCTCGTATCAACGCCATGAAGGAGAAACGACTGAAACAGTGCCAGGAGTTGGCTCAGCAGCACAACTTGAAG AACAACCCGATCGTGACGATAACAAACCCTCAGGAGAGCGAGGAGGAGATACAGAAGAAGCAGAACGCGGACAATAATATCAAGGAGAACG GCGAATCCTCCAAGCAGCCGACAATAACCGTGACGGCGCTAGACCCGGCACAAAAGCCAGAGCCGACCATAGAGCAGCAGATagaggcggcgcggcgccagCTGTCAATGCTGCGGCAGCGGCTGGAGAGACGAAACATCAAAGTCAGCAAGGTGGCCGACAT GTTCATAGCATACTACGAACAATACGCCGAGTACGACGCTTTCCTGACCGCTCCAGAGTGGCCCAACCCGTGGATACACGACACCACCGAGCTGTGGGAGCAGGAGCGCCAGTG CAAAGACCCGCTGCCCCTTCGCCGCGTCCGCCGCTGGGGCTTCGGCCTCCGCGAGCTGATCCACGACCCCGCCGGCCGGGAACACTTCGCCCGGTTCCTGTCCAAGGAGTTCAGCGGGGAGAATCTCAA GTTCTGGATAGCAGTGCAAGAGCTCAAACAGCTGCCGATCCGGCGCGTGGCCGCCGCGGCTAAAGAGATCTGGAAGGAGTTCCTGGCCAATGATGCCGCCTCGCCTGTGAACATTGATGCTGTTAGCAG GGAGCTGACTCGCCAGAAAGTGGAATCCGGTACACCGGACCGGTATTGCTTCGACCAGGCTCAG GCCCATGTGTACCACCTGATGAAGTCGGACAGCTACTCGCGGTATCTCCGTTCGGAAATGTACAAAGATTACTTGAACGGATCCAAGAAAAAG
- the LOC105387927 gene encoding regulator of G-protein signaling 7 isoform X1, which produces MVTMNSSEKAQKACQQGPSRDNSSKGAKDERDSRKEPAPAPAAPPSVQALLAAVPPPEEAPNYLVYKKMEAIIDKMQDENTGVPVRTVKSFMSKIPSVFTGSDLISWLMRHLNLEETWEALHLAHQLASHGYLFPIDDHNLSVKNDNTYNRFQTPYFWPSNQWEPENTDYAVYLCKRTMQNKARLELADYEAESLARLQKMFTRKWEFIFMQAEAQSKVDKKRDKLERKVLDSQERAFWDVHRPMLNNFQPGCVNTTELDPKKLSRINAMKEKRLKQCQELAQQHNLKNNPIVTITNPQESEEEIQKKQNADNNIKENGESSKQPTITVTALDPAQKPEPTIEQQIEAARRQLSMLRQRLERRNIKVSKVADMFIAYYEQYAEYDAFLTAPEWPNPWIHDTTELWEQERQCKDPLPLRRVRRWGFGLRELIHDPAGREHFARFLSKEFSGENLKFWIAVQELKQLPIRRVAAAAKEIWKEFLANDAASPVNIDAVSRELTRQKVESGTPDRYCFDQAQAHVYHLMKSDSYSRYLRSEMYKDYLNGSKKKTSVKGIRSIVSFTGRKETSTNN; this is translated from the exons ATGGTTACGATGAATTCCTCCGAAAAGGCACAGAAGGCCTGCCAACAAGGGCCATCCAG AGATAACTCCTCAAAAGGCGCTAAGGATGAAAGAGACAGCAGGAAggagcccgcgcccgccccggcTGCGCCGCCCAGCGTGCAGGCGCTCCTGGCCGCCGTGCCCCCGCCCGAGGAGGCTCCCAACTACCTCGTCTATAAGAAG ATGGAAGCGATCATAGACAAGATGCAGGACGAGAACACGGGCGTGCCCGTGCGCACCGTCAAGAGCTTCATGTCCAAGATACCCTCG GTGTTCACAGGCTCAGACCTGATAAGCTGGTTGATGCGGCACCTCAACCTTGAGGAGACGTGGGAG GCCCTCCATCTGGCCCATCAACTGGCCAGCCACGGCTACCTGTTCCCTATTGATGATCACAATCTGTCTGTGAAGAATGACAACACTTATAATAG ATTTCAAACACCGTACTTCTGGCCATCAAACCAGTGGGAACCTGAGAATACTGACTACG CGGTGTACCTCTGCAAGCGCACAATGCAGAACAAAGCCCGCCTAGAGCTGGCGGACTACGAGGCGGAGTCGCTGGCGCGCCTGCAGAAGATGTTCACCAGGAAGTGGGAGTTCATCTTCATGCAGGCCGAGGCGCAGAGCAAG GTGGACAAGAAGCGAGATAAGCTCGAGAGAAAGGTGCTGGACAGCCAGGAGAGGGCGTTTTGGGACGTGCACCGACCTATG TTGAACAATTTTCAGCCTGGCTGCGTGAACACGACAGAGCTGGATCCGAAGAAACTGTCTCGTATCAACGCCATGAAGGAGAAACGACTGAAACAGTGCCAGGAGTTGGCTCAGCAGCACAACTTGAAG AACAACCCGATCGTGACGATAACAAACCCTCAGGAGAGCGAGGAGGAGATACAGAAGAAGCAGAACGCGGACAATAATATCAAGGAGAACG GCGAATCCTCCAAGCAGCCGACAATAACCGTGACGGCGCTAGACCCGGCACAAAAGCCAGAGCCGACCATAGAGCAGCAGATagaggcggcgcggcgccagCTGTCAATGCTGCGGCAGCGGCTGGAGAGACGAAACATCAAAGTCAGCAAGGTGGCCGACAT GTTCATAGCATACTACGAACAATACGCCGAGTACGACGCTTTCCTGACCGCTCCAGAGTGGCCCAACCCGTGGATACACGACACCACCGAGCTGTGGGAGCAGGAGCGCCAGTG CAAAGACCCGCTGCCCCTTCGCCGCGTCCGCCGCTGGGGCTTCGGCCTCCGCGAGCTGATCCACGACCCCGCCGGCCGGGAACACTTCGCCCGGTTCCTGTCCAAGGAGTTCAGCGGGGAGAATCTCAA GTTCTGGATAGCAGTGCAAGAGCTCAAACAGCTGCCGATCCGGCGCGTGGCCGCCGCGGCTAAAGAGATCTGGAAGGAGTTCCTGGCCAATGATGCCGCCTCGCCTGTGAACATTGATGCTGTTAGCAG GGAGCTGACTCGCCAGAAAGTGGAATCCGGTACACCGGACCGGTATTGCTTCGACCAGGCTCAG GCCCATGTGTACCACCTGATGAAGTCGGACAGCTACTCGCGGTATCTCCGTTCGGAAATGTACAAAGATTACTTGAACGGATCCAAGAAAAAG